The Camarhynchus parvulus chromosome 4A, STF_HiC, whole genome shotgun sequence genomic sequence TTGGTGTCCACCTAAGGACACAGAGGGGAAATCAGAGATTCCTCTGCCAGAGAAACAGCAACCCGCGGGGCACGGCCGCTCTGAGCATCGCGGGGCACGGGCGCACATCGCAGAACGCGGGGGTACGGGCACGGGAAGCCTTCCTGAGCTTCAACTCTCCCAGGAGCTGACCTAGGCGCTGGCGGCTGCCAGGGCCGCAGACGAGCGGGGTGCCGGGGTGGCTCTGTGCGCGATGCCGGCCTCACAGCCCGCGACCCGCATCCCACGGCCCCGCGCAGGCCACAACCCGCACAGGCAGCGCCGCCACCCGCCCctccccggggccgcccccccGCGGGCGGTACCTCTCCGATGCAGAGCCCCATGACCTCCTCCTTCTCGGTGCTCAGCGCGTGGTTGAGGCACACCAGGAACGCGTCCGCCTCCAGGTGCACCGCCTGCACCGCCATCTTGCCTCCCCCGGCCCGCCTGCCCTCGCCCCGCCCCCTCGGCCGATGCACCAATAGCAGCGGCGCTCGTGAGCCCTCCCAGCCAATCGGCGCAGCCTCCCGCGAGGCGAGCGGTGCGGCGCGGCGGAAGGGCCGTGCCGCCCACGGGAGCGGCAGCGCCGGGGTTCCGCCCGGGTTCCGCCCGGCGGCCGATGCCCGGGGCGGAGCGGCGGGGGATGGCAGGGCCGGGCCTGGACGGGACGGCCCGGCCCAATCCGGCTTAACCCCACTCGGCtcggccccgggcccggcctCCGGGGCCTGCGGGCAGgcgcggggaggcggcgggtCCGGGGGGGGGGGACGGCTTAGCGCGGCGCACGCGGCGCGGCGGTCACGGCGCGGGTGCAGGTAGGTCATGGCGGGCCCggccggcccccgcccgccgccgcctcacgcccggggccgcccgcccgcccggccccgcggccccggcccgggggaACGCGGTGGCTGTGGCGATGTGCTGCGCCCTCCTCTTTCCCGGCCGCCCCGCCATGGCCGGTCCGGTCCCACGCCCGCGCCACACCCCCCTCCCCTCCGGCCCTCCCTGCCCGGCTTGGCCGCTCTGCCCCCGCTCCCGCTCCTCGGCCCGGCTCTTGCGTCCCTTCCCTCGCCCCTCTGCGTGGCTCCCCCTGCATTATGTCCATCTTTTTGTCTTCCTGTTTTTTTAGATCCCACCAAAGCTCGGCCTGCCCTCCCCACGCTGCTGGACAGCCCGGCTGGTCGGTGAGCATCTGCTACCCCTCAGTAGGTCGGGCAGAGCGGAGCGTGGAGTCAGAGGGGCTTGCTCCAGGCAGAGTAGAGTCCAAACCCCCAAGAAGAAGCTTTAGAGTGTCTCCACATGCCCTTAAGTCACCAGATCCCCGAGTTGTTGCCAGAGCCGGGCTGGGTTTTTCAGGAAGGCTCAGCACCCTCATAGCCCTGAGGTGTGCAGGCAGCTCTCATGCCCCAGCAGAAGGCCAGGCTGGCCAGCTTGCTTTGGAGCTGTAACTGtgtcagcacagcactgctgagcctCAGCAGTGCTTCTCCTTGGTGCCTAAATGGCAGCTGAACTCCCTGTTGCTTTTTAGATCAAAAGGTGATAAAGGGTGCAATTTATTCAGCACACTgacctccagctctggggtggtcCAAGCAGCATCTGGAGCAATTTCTGTCACTgtttccataaaatattttaatgtaccCACcttaaaaccaaataaattgtCGTCACTACAAGCTGCATTCCTCCTCCTGGCCATTTTGACATTTATCCATCTATTATGGCTCAGAAATCCATCCAGGTCCCAGAACAGCATTAAACTTCTAAGGTTGATGCTAAGATGGACAGAACATCTGCCAGTATTATTCCTGTCtgtggggattgggattggaaCCTCCCCAAAACAGCACTTTGAGCAGCTCAGCCTTCTACAGCTGTGTTGATGGGAATGTTAAAGTCTCAAAGGATGATGCTGCAGTCCTGCAAATTTAagctgttggggtttttcttgcttgtgatgggtttttttatggGTTATGAACCAAGCAGTGTAAGAACTCTGGTTAAAAACTTGTTTAAAACATAAGTAAGCTCTCTTCTCCTTCCACCCATGTCTTCCTTCAGgctttgtttttgctttctaaTCAAACCTGCAGCAGTGAGACACTGTGTATCTTTTCAGGTGCACTGTCTGGGCGTGTGCTTGTGGAATCTCCAGTTTCTTTGGTGTGTTTGGGTGCTGCAGACACCTgtcccaccccaatcccattcctgtcccaccccaatcccattcctgTCCCACCCCAGACCCAACTGACGGTTTTGCCTGACCTCAGGGTTTTCCATGTGGCACTACCTGGGCACCTCCACAGGCCAGACTGAGCCTTTCAGctttgcagctctgggggagctTTGGGCAAAGGGTGACAGCACACACGAACCTCTGCCCATTCTGCACTGTGTCCTCTGCATGAGACCTTGTTCTGTTGTCCTGGCTCTGTCATTGCTGCCATCTCCACTGCCCGTGGACACAAAGGTGCATGCTGTGCTTTggtcctgctccctgtgcttcaGCCAGGCTGAACCAGGGCAGTGTTTGGGTAGGAGACCTTCCAGGAGAGCTTACCTACAGCAGGAAACACAGTTCACTTACTGAGATGTAATTTTCTATTACTGGAACCAGTCTTGAGCCTTCTGGTTCTGGGGATGATGACCTGTAAAAATTCCAGCTTTGAATGGAATGAAAGCAAGTTCTTGGGCATTTCTGATCATGATGGAACTTTTTGCAGTTTACTGCAGAGTATCCTGGCCGAATTCCACCTGGGGTGATTATGTTCAGCTGACTGAAAATGATCAGTGGCAATTGCTGCATTTCACTGTTGGGCAGAGTTCCACACAGGGGTTTAAATTTATAATGTGGCTTAGGGtaatgcagaaaggaaaagagttACAGAAATGTCCTTTTAACCCTAATTCCTGAAGGCCTTGTGAGGCTTGTCAGACTGCAGTCACATTCCTCTAAATGCCAGTGATCCAGCTGGTGGGGCATTCCTTGGAATGCCTGTCCCTCATCACAGGATGGCAGCCAGAACAGTGGTGCTTTGTGTGGGGCACATACACATCCCCACACATCAAGCAAGGCAACAAACAGAATgggtgaaaaaaagaagtaataaaaGAACACTCAAAGTTTTCTTTGTGATGGTGCTGTTCAGGCTGACCCGTGGTTGGTGTTTTGTTCTCAAAAAGGCTGAGTGCTCCTTTGGCTCAAAAAGATAGAGAAACACTGATGTAACATATGGAAGGCATCATGGAAGAGTATTTTCTGTTATATACGCAGCCCAATGTAtaacaagtttttttttctctccctgaccTTCCCTTCTTTATTTTGTACCCAGATTTTCTTGCTCCTGTTTGAAATATGCCTTATAACCTTACAAATTTTCAGAAGACCACTGTGTTTCACTGGGATAAAGAATATTGCTTCTGCTTCATAGCAGGAGGATGTTGTATGTGTTACAGCTTAACTTTGTTCTACTTTACACCTAGATAAAGGATGAAGACTGTCTGTACCATTTTGATTACCTCTTCTAGGGTTCAAAGAGAATCATTTCCCCTGACCTCCATTTGCTAATGGCTCAGCTTGATCTAACTGGCACACAGATAAACGTGCTGTTAAACAAAAGTTACAGTAGCAGGAAGCACCTCAGTGCCCCAAGCTCCTCTGCCCGTGTTGGTGGCTCTCTGTGACCAGCCAAAAGCCGAGTGACGCAGTCCTGAGTGCTGCTCCCGAGGAGTTTGGGTGTGAATGGACAGTGCTGCCACCCTGAGAGATGAGACAAAGGACCCTGCACCCCGACAGCTCAGCGAGCTCCAAAGATGAGAGTCCTGCACACcgagctctgtgctctgtctcCAGAGTGATCTCCGTTCCTGTTGAGCTCACCTCACTGCTGCTCACCAGTTTTGCTTTTGGGATTTAGACacctctttttccccccccgATTCACACAAAGACTGTTAATAGGACTGTTAGTGGAATGAGCAAAGCCAATACTCGCAGGGTTTAACTTTGTACCAATAGCACCTTTTGCCCCAGAATGCCTTACCAATGCCACCCGGCCCGCGTGTCCCAGTGTACGACTTGGCCTGACGTTTCCGCTGGCTTAGGCACCACCTCAGCCTCCCGAGCTGACTTTTAGGGACATTTCCGCACGTAGCATCTCATCCAAGGAGTCAGACACCACCTGGCTGCCGGCTCCGGGAGCTCTCTCCGTGAATGTGCCCGGAGCTAAGGAGGCCACGCGTGCAGCCCGCGGGCCGATGCCGTCCAGCTGAGCTGCGGGAGCGCCcgagggatggcacagggaggggaggcaggcGCTCCTCCCGTGCGGCTCTGGGTGCGCCGCGTGGGGGTTTACTGCGATGAGCACCGCAAAACCTGGCTCGTGGCTGCGGAAGAGGCAAGTGTGTGCTTTGAGCTTCCCCCTGGTTGTAGCGTTGCTGTTTCAGGTGCCTCTGCCAGTAACTGCCTGCTCTGTTTGTTACTTTCCCCCAGGAGGAAGGTATGCTGAGGGCTCGGATCCAAAGAGTTCAGGTTCCCCTGGGTGAGGCGCTGCGACCCAGCCAGCTCCCCCCATCCCGGCTGCCTCACATGTGGCAGCTGTCCCAGGGTGAGCAGTACAGGGATAGTAACTCTCGCGTTTGGGAGATAGAGCACCATCTCATGGTAAGGATGGTGGCAACAATAGAACATAGTCATTCCTGTTTGTGAAGTCATTTGAGATCCTTGAGGGACGGCAAAGGACTGTTACTTTGTTGAAGTCCATTAGGTCAACCGCAGTAACTGTAGACGTATTGAACTTTTCCTTGTCACTTACAGCTTGATGGTGTTGAAGAACTGCTGCTTAAACTCGTGCCTGGGGATTAATCTGGTATGTGCAGACATTACCCCTGCTTTGTACTGTGCACTGTTTACTCCCAGTCTTTCTTTAATAtgaatttttgtctttcaggaGCAGTGGCTCTAGGAAGATGCCATTGTCTGTTTTGTACAATAAAAGGTTCTCTCTCCACTGAAATGCAGCCACCTTTGAGGTGGAAGCAGTTAAACAACACACAGCAGCATCACACAAGGGTTTAGGACAGGCAGTGGAGTATTGTGACCTAGTGAAACATCAGGGGGAGTTCTAGGTAGGCAGAATGTAATTGCCCCAAATGGAATTCGGCCAGGATGCTGCAAACAATGCCCTAGTGACACTGGAAATTGCTGTGGGCTGGTCACTTGTCAGAAtctggaaaggcagcagctcccagctctgagcagaggctCAGAAGGTTCAGTCTCATCACCACTTACAGTGACACTGGTGCTTTCCTTAGAGGTCTCCCATTCAACTGCTGGTACCACCAGCTCTTGCTTGGCTTTTGATCTTACATTGACACAGTTACAGgtgtcacagctgcagaaaaatcaaCTTGAGTGTCTGAAATCCTTTTCTAATGGATTTGAACAAGATGGAGCTGTTCTCCAATGTGGTTGAGGAGTTTTTTTGGACAGAGGGAGAGGATTTCCAAGAGACTTCCtcctgaaacaaaatgaaaagagcCCTTCTTGTTGGCTTTATGGCATATACACAACTGAGTTGTTTGGttgattgtttttttaaatgccttctCCAGCTGTGGTTCCATGACTTGCCACCAAATCCTTGATTGTGTAAAGCTCACAGAGGTGGATTTCACATAAATACATGTCTCAGTATAAGGTCTAGAGATAGAAAACTCTTAAAATTTAGTCAGCCATgttaatttgaatattttctgaaatctttGTACATCCAAGTGGAAAAGGACACATTTTAACTAGAGAAAAGAAGAAGGCTTTTAAACTTAGTGACATGAAACTTCCTCTGTTCATTGTCTCCATCATCATCTTTTAGCCAGACAGAGTTCCTGTGTATGTTAGCAGGCACCTGGAAGCAGCTGTAGATGTTTTCTAAATGATGATAGTGGGGGAAATTGGGAGCTCCTGAAAGATGTGGCTGTAGGGCATTGTCTTTCCCCCACCTCCTGAAAAGACCCCTGATCTACAGTAACATTTTCTATCATTTTAGTTCCTGAACATGTCCCGGAAGGATCCCTGCCAGAAACAAGcctgtgaaatacagaaatgcttGCAAGGTACCAAGTGTCATTTTGTCTTTGGTGTCTTGATTTTTGGTGGAacttaattcttttaaattaaccTTGTCCTTTCACCTTGAGAAGGAACAAAGCACATTAGCATCGCCTGGTTGTGAAATGAACAAAATTATAATGTCTGATGTTAATAGAATTGCTTTTTGCTTAATTGTAAATAATGAGACCTCATTAGTATAAAGCAGATCATTAGTAACAGTAATGTGTTTGTAGAGTTCTCCATGCTGGCAGTGAGATCCCAGGTGTATTTTTGGGACTCAGCTGTGGGCAGGAAGAGCTAGACATTATAATAAGCTCTCTTACAGTGTAGTTAGTGAGGGAGTGGGTGGATGGTATGAGAagactgcagagctgctctagGGGTGTTCAAGAACAGGGGTGTTTCAAGAATTCTGTCAGGAATGGGATAGCTGATCTGCCCTCAAGGTGTGAGATGGTCTTCATGTCCCCAGCAATTGTCTAGAAACTACCTTTAATGTCCTTATGGTTTGGAGCATTTCCCCACAAAGGACTGCCTTCTCTCCCTGTACTACTGCACTTAAAGCTGAGGGTTGACCCTGTTTTGGTCCCATCTGTGGCAATGTTCTTTTTATAACATTTGTGGAAGTTATTCCAAGTGTTTTGCCTGGGTAGGTTTGTGTACAGTGTTTATCTGAATGGTTAAGTGTTGGCAGAGAAGCTCTTTGCTGCATGTAcagtcactgtcactgctgctgttcatgTTTTGTGCTATGGAGCTGTCTGATGGGCACAGATGAAGCAGCTGAGTTGACAGAGAACAAAGCAATTTTCCCCTGTAAAAATTAAAGTACAGAGCCTTAACTGAGGAATGCACAGTCACTGTACCCAGTGTGTGAGATGGAGGGTGGGAGCTGGACCTTTGGGAGATGCTGACTTCTCAAAAGTCATTGTTCCAAAGAtcttgctgctcctctgtgagACTGAATGCCTGCTGTAAAtctcttttgtgttttcctATCTGTGTGTGACTTCCAGCAATGCATCCTTGACAGATGATGGTGTGTCTGTACATAGCTACAGTTTTAGAAGCAAAGCTGCAAAGGCAGAGGGACAGTTAGGAGAGCCTTGGAGCACTCATCAGCTGCAGGTTATGGCAGAGAAAGATCAGCTCTCCTTTCCAAAGGCCTGCCATGCCTCCTGGGCTGCCAGCTTGCAGAAATCACCACAACCTTTTTCTCAGGGATGATCTCTGTGTTTGTATTACAGCTCACTCACCAACCCAGTCAGGGAATTCATAGCCCAGTGATCACAGCAGCATGGTTTGCTCATTAACCAGGTgttcactgctgctttctgggcTCTCCACAGGTGCTGTGTGTCTCACATTATGCTGTTGTTGcttcttttaatcttttaaaagtCAGAGTGCAGCTGTGTAGTGGTTGCAGAGCTCgtccagggcagagcaggtggCTGTGCATGCCCTGTGTTTCTGGGCAGACAGGCAGGTGGTGCTTAACTCAAACCAGACTGAGTCTTCTCCTGCAGGACTCCTCTCTGAGTCACAGGGAGCCACAGCCTTAGATAGCTGTGAGCAAGAAAGTGATGGAATGCTTGTAAGCAGCTgaagagctgggcagggtgtgCTCCCTCAGAGAACAAAGCCTGTTCCTCTCTGCAGATCTGgtgtctcctttttttccagtgaacAACTACGTAGAGTCCAAGTGTGAAGCTGCGCTCCAGGAGATGCGGAAATGCTGCGCTCGGTTCACCAAGGGCAGGTCCATCTGTTGTTCAGGGTTTgagagagaagaagaggagagagaaaaggctAAGCTTGACTTCAAAAGGAATTTCCCCACCACCTCAGTAACAAAAAGCATGGACTCACTTGAAGAGCTCGTGTGTGTTTTTTCAAGCCTTCTTTAGACTTTCAGAAAAGCCAGATTGCTCCTGGAACACACCGTTCAGCACACCAAAAAGCATTACACAGTACCAACATATGGCCTGGTTAacaaactttattttctgtacgAAAACATAATCTATGTTGCCTCTGCATCACACCTGTGAAATGTCAACTTGATGTTTTTAGGATGCTTACCTTACTCTAATCCATCCTTGCTCTAAAAATGGAGAATTGGAACAGAGTTATTCTGGCTTCTGGAGCGAGAGGTACAGGAAATGAGCTCAGGAGAGTGAGTTTAAACATGAAACAAACCCATCTT encodes the following:
- the CMC4 gene encoding LOW QUALITY PROTEIN: cx9C motif-containing protein 4 (The sequence of the model RefSeq protein was modified relative to this genomic sequence to represent the inferred CDS: deleted 1 base in 1 codon) encodes the protein MSIFLSSCFFRSHQSSACPPHAAGQPGWSFLNMSRKDPCQKQACEIQKCLQVNNYVESKCEAALQEMRKCCARFTKGRSICCSGFEREEEEREKASLTSKGISPPPQ
- the MTCP1 gene encoding protein p13 MTCP-1 — encoded protein: MAQGGEAGAPPVRLWVRRVGVYCDEHRKTWLVAAEEEEGMLRARIQRVQVPLGEALRPSQLPPSRLPHMWQLSQGEQYRDSNSRVWEIEHHLMLDGVEELLLKLVPGD